Part of the Leptolyngbya sp. BL0902 genome, CGCTTTTTTCTAACTCCCCCGATGCGGCACAATAGCGTTCTCATTCTTCTTCCAAGGAGAACGAATAGATATGATCAATCTTCAAAATCTTCAGGATATATTGAGCGATCCCAAGATTGATGAGGCCGTCTTGAGTGAAAATCAAGACTTCTTTACAGAGTTATGCCAACATAGTCCAGGTCATATATTAAGAGACCAGTATTTACCTGCTCCGTGGCAAGCATGGCTAGCTCGACATCCTAGCGTAGAATTGCGCCAATCTACGGCGAACAACCCTTGTTTGCTCAGAGAAATCATAGAACGGCTTGCGAAGGACGATGATGCTGGCGTCCGTGATGCAGTGGCGGGAAACTTAAATACTCCCCCAGAAATTTTGAGTCAGTTAGCTACAGACCATGTTCGGAATGTACGCCTCCATGTTGCTCGTCATCGGCAAACTTCCAGCGACACACTGCTAGGCTTGATGCAAGACCCATTATGGGAGGTACGCAGAAATGTGGCTTGCCACCTCAATACTCCGGTGGAAGGATTGATTCACTTAGCCCACGATTCAGATTGGCGCGTTCGCCATTGTATTGCTGAACATACCAAGACTCCCGAAACTCTTCTGATAAGACTCGCCCAAGATGTTGATTCACAAACTCGCTGCGCTGCGGTAGCCAACTCCCGATTTCCGTTGAGTCACTTAATCCACCTAGCGAAGAGTGAAGACCTTTGGCTACGTCGAGGGGTAGCTCGTAATCGTTGTGCCCCTGAATTTCTCTTAATTCATCTGGCTCAGGACAGAGATGAGTCGGTTCTCTACGACGTTGCTGGCAATCCTAATACGCCCGCAAAAATACTATCTGATTTATCCCAAGTTTTTGTTGTAAGTATTCTGGTGCAAGTTGCCAAAAACCCTAACACTCCAGGTAGCGCCTTAGCGCAACTGGCTCACATCAACGATGTCGCTACCTTAGCTAACGTTGCCACTCACCCTAATGCCTCTAAGGAAGTACGCCAACTAGCCTTAGAGAAAAAAGCATATCTATCGAGGGATTATCTATAGCCGTTTTGCTCCAGATAAGCTTGAAGAAAGCGCTAAGAACCTTGACTTGCAGGTTGCCCAGATTAAGGTGCAGCTTATTGGTCAAAAACGGCTATATCTGGTCAGGTCAGGCAGCGTTATGCCATTGAGGAAGAGTTTTCTTCGTCCTCATCATCGCCAGCAAGGAGAATTTCAGCGCTGTCTAAAAAGAGACCTTCATCGGTTATGGCCACACCGCCGATGCTGAGGCTGTCTGTGGTTTGAGCGATGCGGGCGGCTCCGAGGGCATCGGTTCCGGCCCCGGCGGTGTAGAGGACGTTGCCCCCGGCCTCCAGTTGTTCAGCGATGTCGGCCTTGATCACCTCGCGGATGAGCTGGGCTCCGGCGGCGGCGAGGGCGGCTTCGAGTTGTTCCACCCAGGTGTGTTCAATCACGGCAATAATCGCCGAGGTATTGGGCTGAAGGGCCGATCCCAAGTCCTTCATTTCGGCCTTAAGGGGAGCGCTGCGGAGTTTGCCCACCAGCGCCCCAATCACGCCGCCCCCAGCGGCCACGGCCACCGCCGGAGGAGCCAACACCAAGCCGATCAGGCCGCCGACCACACCGCCCGTCATTAGCCCTTTGCGGCTGCGGCGTTTGGCGTCGGTAATTTTGAGCTTGCCCTCGGCGTTTTTGACCACCACGGCGGCATCTATGATGCCGATCAGGCCATCCCGTTTTCCTTGCTTAATGTCTTCCATCACGAGGCCAGCGCCATCCACGCTGTTAAAGGCGGCCACAATGACCTGTACGGGGCTTTCACTCATAACGATGTTCTCCGGTTATGTAATGGCGCAGACTTGAATAGTATGCCCCGTCTGGCGACGATTAAGGGCAGGTGAATGGTAGGGGACGTCACCTTGCGATGGAGTCCTACCGTCACTGTAGGCAGCAATCCTAAGAAACCCGTAGGGCTGAATTGATCCGCGCATCCAGCGGCGGATAGGTCACACTATTAGACTGGGGTAGGGCCAGATCCGCTCGGCTCTAGCTTTTGGTTGATTGATTTGCGTTATTTGGCTTTGGTGCTATGACCCTGTTTACCCTGCGCTCCGCTCACAAAGACTTTGGCATCAAAGAAATCCTGCGGGATGCCAGCTTCAGCCTAGAGGAGGGCGACAAAGTGGGCCTGATTGGCACCAACGGCTCCGGTAAATCCACCCTGCTCAAGATGATTGCGGGGCTAGAGCCCTTCGATGGCGGCGAGTTTTGGGTGAACCCCGGCGCTAAAATCGTCTACCTGCCCCAGCAGCCCGACTTTGACGCCAACCACACGGTACTTGAGCAAGTATTTGCCGACGCCGGAGAATCCATGGCGCTGATTCGCGAGTATGAAGACCTCTCGCACCACTTGGCCCAGGGCACCGGGGATAGTGATCGCCTGATGGCCCAGCTCTCTGTCGTGGCCGAAAAAATTGCCGCCGCCGATGCCTGGGATTTGGAAACCAGCGCCAAGGTAATTCTCAGCAAATTGGGCATCGAAGACTTTGACGCTAAGGTAGGCGATTTATCCGGCGGCTATCGCAAACGGGTAGCCATTGCCGCTGCCCTCCTAGCCGACCCCGACGCCCTGCTGATGGACGAGCCCACCAACCACTTGGATGCCGAATCGGTGGAATGGCTGCAAAGTTATCTCGGTGGTTTTCGCGGAGCCTTGCTGCTGATTACCCACGACCGCTACTTTTTGGATCAAGTCACCAACCGCATCCTAGAAATTGACCGGGGAGACCTCTATGGCTATGGCGGCAACTACGCCTATTACCTAGAGAAAAAAGCCCTATCCGAAGCTTCAGAAGTAAGCTCCCAAAAGAAACATGCGGGCGTGTTGCGACGAGAACTGGAATGGCTAAAGCGTGGCCCCAAAGCCCGCAGCACCAAACAAAAAGCCCGCATTGATCGCATTGGGGAAATGCAAAATCGGGAGTTTAAGCAAGCCCTGGGCAAGGTGGATATTTCCACAGCAGGTCGCCGCATTGGCAAAAAGGTGATCGAGCTAGAACATGTGGCTAAAAGCTACGAAGACCGTACCCTATTCAAAGACTTTACCTATGCCTTTGCCCCAGATGATCGCGTCGGCATCATTGGCCCCAACGGCGTCGGAAAATCGACCCTAATGAATGTGATTACCGGACGGCTAGAGCCAGACAGTGGCACCGTAGAGATGGGCACCACCATCCACGTCGGCTACTTCGATCAGCATTCCGACGATCTGTTTACCAACCCCAGCCAGCGGGTGATTGAATACCTCAAAGAAACCGCCGAACTGGTCACAACCGCCGACGGTAGTACCATTACCGCATCCCAAATGCTGGAGCGGTTTTTGTTTACCCCCAACCAGCAATATGCCCCCCTCGAAAAACTCTCTGGGGGCGAACGGCGGCGGCTCTTTTTGCTGCGGGTGTTGATGTCGGCCCCCAATCTGCTCATCCTCGATGAACCCACCAACGACCTGGATGTCCAAACCTTGAGCGTGCTGGAAGAATACCTAGAAGAATTTAACGGCTGTGTGATTGTGGTATCCCACGACCGCTACTTCCTAGATCGCACCGTCAATACCATTTTTGCCTTTGAGGGCCATGGCATTCTAAGACAGTATCCCGGCAACTATTCTCTCTATTTAGACTATAAAAAAGCGGAAAAAGAGCGGGAGGAAGAACGCCAACGGGAAGCCGCCAAAGCCAACGAAAAAGCCGCTTCCTCTAGTCCGTCAGCCAAAACATCCAGCGCCGCACCTTCCAGCTCTAGCGCCCCAGGCAAGAAACTTTCTTACAAGGAAAAGCGCGAGTACGAACAACTGGAAACCCAAATTCCAACCCTGGAGGCCGAGAAAGAAACTATCGAAAAACGGCTCTACGGCGATGCCCCTAGCGACTACGAAGAAGTCACCCGCCTGTCGGAGCAACTCGCCGCCCTTTCCGCCCAAATTGACGCCGCCACCGAACGCTGGATGGAACTCGCCGAACGCCTGGAATAGCATCTTTTTCAGCCTACGCCCCTTCAGACTACTCAACTCGTAGGTGAAGTGGCGTAATCGCGGCATCCAACCAGGCCCAAAAGCCTCGGCAGCATTGGGTTCCGCTGGGCTAACCCCAACCGACGGGGGAAATGTATGGGGCCGCCAGGATATCGGCTAGCCCATGGGCGGGGTGTTGCCGTCGCCGACGATGGCCCGCATGCCCTCTAGGGTGGCGGGGATGCTCTTGGGATCCATAAACATCACTTTGCTGCTGTCGCTGCTGCCGATCTTCAGCCCCATTTCGAGGTATTGCTGGGCCAGGATGTATTGCAGCGATTCCCGTGCATCGGGGTCGGCGGCAATGGTTTTGGCGATGATCTGGATGGCCTGGGCCGTAGCTTGGGCTTGGAGCACCTGCTCTTGCTGGAGGGCCTGGGCGCGGAGGATGATGGATTTTTGCTCGGCCTCGGCATCCAAAATGGCGGCGGTTTTGCGGGCTTCGGCATCCAGCACCGCCGATTCGGCCCGTCCCTTGGCGGAGTTCACCGCCGATTCTCGCTCCCCTTCGGAGGTGAGGATAGCGGCCCGCTTTTTGCGCTCGGCGGCCATTTGCAGCTCCATGGAATCTTGAACGGCCTTGGAGGGCACGATGTCGCGCAGTTCTACGCGAGTGACTTTGACACCCCAGGGGTCGGTGGAGATATCCAGTTCGCGCAGCAGGATTTCATTAATTTCGGAGCGGGCGGTGAAGGTTTCGTCGAGTTCCAGTTTGCCCATCTCGGCTCGCACCTGGGTGAGCACCAGGTTGACCATGGCCGATTGCAGGTTTTCTACCTTGTAGTAAGCCTTTTCCATATCCACAATCCGCCAATAGACCACCGCGTCCACGCTGATGGAGACGTTGTCGCGGGTGATGCACTGCTGGGGTGGAATATCTAGCACCCGTTCCCGAATGGTTTGCTTAAACACCACGCGATCCAGGAACGGCACCACAAAATTGAGCCCAGGGGACAGCTTTTTGCCCGTATATTTGCCTAGGGTTTCTACCAGTGCCTCATCACTTTGGTTGACGATGCGAACCCCGCTGGCCGCGATGGATCCGCCCAGAATCATCATGGTGATGATCAATCCGAAAATACTTCCCATGGGTCAAAGGCTCCTCAAGTGTTTGAACAGGTGAATCGGTTGATGAACCAAGGCAGGAGGGGGTTGAACAGCAGACTCTATCGGGCCACAACGCCCAGAGATATGGCTATGGCCACTCCTTAATCTCGCTCTCAGGCATCACGTACAGGGTGTTGCCCTTGCGCCGCACCACCACCACCGTTTGGTTGGCTCCAATGGTAATGGTTTCATCGTCGCAGCGAGCCTGCCAGGAATTGCCCTCGTAGAGCACACGCCCCGCGTCTCCTGGGGCAATGGCTGTTAGGGTACGGGCCTCGGTGGCATCGAGCAAAATGGGGGGCGTCCGCTGGGGCACAAACCGCTTCAGGAAGAAAATGAAGACCAACGACAGCACCATCCACAGGGCGGCTTGCAGGCTGAATTGGGGCACCACCAGCGACACCAGCGATACCAGGATGGCGCTGACTCCCAGGGTGGACTCAACAAAGGCGGTGGGAATAAAGAGCTCCATCAGGCAGAGCACCGTTCCTAAAATGAGCCAGAACAAGGCATAGTTCATAGTGATCAGGTGGCCTAACCTAATGTTTGAGAGGTCTAGGTTTAATCTATCCTTAGAGGCCAAAGCTTGGGGTCGCTAATTACATTCTTTTAACGGAGAGTAACGGTTGTGGCGGATCATTATCCTCCCTTAGGCTAGGCCTGGGGCTTTCCTGCCCTTTTCACAGCGCCTGTGCCCCAGCCCCCAATGTTTCCCTTGCCCCCAACCTGTCTGAGTCTATGAACCGTGCTGAGCGCTTTTCCTCCCGCTACCAGCCCTACCTCTGGGTGGTGGGCGATGGGATTGAAACCCTGCCCCTTGATGAACTGGTGAGTCAGCGATACCGGGTGGTGGCCCCGCGTCTATGGCTCGATACCCAGCCTGAGCAGCGGCCTGACACCCCCGATACCCTGCCCGACCAAGCCCTGCCCTACCTCCGTACCCATTCCCTACGGCTCCATGTGCCGGGGCTCTATGGGGCACTTCAGCCCGGACTCTCGGATCCCCTTTTGCTGCTGGAAAATGCCCCCATCCATCCCCAGGCGGGGGTTCTGTTCCCCGCTATTGAGACGGCGCTGGCTGGGGCCGACCCTCTGCGCCAAATGCAATGGCTCTGGCAAACCTGGGAACTATGGCAGCGGCTAGCCCCCTACGATCTGCGCCGCAGTTTGCTCCAGCCCCAAAACCTGCGGGTAGAGGGTTGGCGCATTCGGCTCCTAGAACTCTATGACGATG contains:
- a CDS encoding ABC-F family ATP-binding cassette domain-containing protein is translated as MTLFTLRSAHKDFGIKEILRDASFSLEEGDKVGLIGTNGSGKSTLLKMIAGLEPFDGGEFWVNPGAKIVYLPQQPDFDANHTVLEQVFADAGESMALIREYEDLSHHLAQGTGDSDRLMAQLSVVAEKIAAADAWDLETSAKVILSKLGIEDFDAKVGDLSGGYRKRVAIAAALLADPDALLMDEPTNHLDAESVEWLQSYLGGFRGALLLITHDRYFLDQVTNRILEIDRGDLYGYGGNYAYYLEKKALSEASEVSSQKKHAGVLRRELEWLKRGPKARSTKQKARIDRIGEMQNREFKQALGKVDISTAGRRIGKKVIELEHVAKSYEDRTLFKDFTYAFAPDDRVGIIGPNGVGKSTLMNVITGRLEPDSGTVEMGTTIHVGYFDQHSDDLFTNPSQRVIEYLKETAELVTTADGSTITASQMLERFLFTPNQQYAPLEKLSGGERRRLFLLRVLMSAPNLLILDEPTNDLDVQTLSVLEEYLEEFNGCVIVVSHDRYFLDRTVNTIFAFEGHGILRQYPGNYSLYLDYKKAEKEREEERQREAAKANEKAASSSPSAKTSSAAPSSSSAPGKKLSYKEKREYEQLETQIPTLEAEKETIEKRLYGDAPSDYEEVTRLSEQLAALSAQIDAATERWMELAERLE
- a CDS encoding DUF1269 domain-containing protein, which translates into the protein MSESPVQVIVAAFNSVDGAGLVMEDIKQGKRDGLIGIIDAAVVVKNAEGKLKITDAKRRSRKGLMTGGVVGGLIGLVLAPPAVAVAAGGGVIGALVGKLRSAPLKAEMKDLGSALQPNTSAIIAVIEHTWVEQLEAALAAAGAQLIREVIKADIAEQLEAGGNVLYTAGAGTDALGAARIAQTTDSLSIGGVAITDEGLFLDSAEILLAGDDEDEENSSSMA
- a CDS encoding SPFH domain-containing protein, which translates into the protein MGSIFGLIITMMILGGSIAASGVRIVNQSDEALVETLGKYTGKKLSPGLNFVVPFLDRVVFKQTIRERVLDIPPQQCITRDNVSISVDAVVYWRIVDMEKAYYKVENLQSAMVNLVLTQVRAEMGKLELDETFTARSEINEILLRELDISTDPWGVKVTRVELRDIVPSKAVQDSMELQMAAERKKRAAILTSEGERESAVNSAKGRAESAVLDAEARKTAAILDAEAEQKSIILRAQALQQEQVLQAQATAQAIQIIAKTIAADPDARESLQYILAQQYLEMGLKIGSSDSSKVMFMDPKSIPATLEGMRAIVGDGNTPPMG
- a CDS encoding NfeD family protein yields the protein MNYALFWLILGTVLCLMELFIPTAFVESTLGVSAILVSLVSLVVPQFSLQAALWMVLSLVFIFFLKRFVPQRTPPILLDATEARTLTAIAPGDAGRVLYEGNSWQARCDDETITIGANQTVVVVRRKGNTLYVMPESEIKEWP
- a CDS encoding HEAT repeat domain-containing protein, with the translated sequence MINLQNLQDILSDPKIDEAVLSENQDFFTELCQHSPGHILRDQYLPAPWQAWLARHPSVELRQSTANNPCLLREIIERLAKDDDAGVRDAVAGNLNTPPEILSQLATDHVRNVRLHVARHRQTSSDTLLGLMQDPLWEVRRNVACHLNTPVEGLIHLAHDSDWRVRHCIAEHTKTPETLLIRLAQDVDSQTRCAAVANSRFPLSHLIHLAKSEDLWLRRGVARNRCAPEFLLIHLAQDRDESVLYDVAGNPNTPAKILSDLSQVFVVSILVQVAKNPNTPGSALAQLAHINDVATLANVATHPNASKEVRQLALEKKAYLSRDYL